A region of Salinibacter sp. 10B DNA encodes the following proteins:
- a CDS encoding glucose-1-phosphate adenylyltransferase: protein MDTSTITIILGGGAGTRLYPLTKLRAKPAVPLAGRYRLIDVPVSNSINSNIPRIFVLTQFNSASLNRHLAQSYRFDRFTNGFVTVLAAEQTPASKDWFQGTADAVRRSIPHIEGYRHKHVLILSGDQLYSMDYRNLLEHHRETGADVTLGTIPVTAEQAPAFGILKTNDEHIITEFHEKPPADELAGKESPVSNELEEQGRTFLASMGIYIFDREPLRELLDANPDDHDFGKQIIPEAIDKLTVASYPFTDYWSDIGTISSFYEANLMLAATSPAFSLYDQNRPLYTNARMLPPAKILSSYVQNSLIAEGSVVTNSQISRSVVGIRSYVGDNTTLKNTVMMGADHYRWHDRDDIGYLEGAKDPGIGEESYVEGAILDKNVSIGKRCIIKNRDNIEEAEEDNYYIRDGIVVIPKNTVIPDDTII, encoded by the coding sequence ATGGATACTTCGACCATTACTATTATTCTCGGCGGCGGCGCCGGCACCCGGCTTTATCCCCTTACGAAGTTGCGCGCCAAGCCGGCCGTGCCCCTGGCGGGGCGCTATCGTCTGATCGACGTGCCGGTGTCGAACAGTATTAACTCCAACATCCCACGTATTTTCGTCCTCACTCAGTTCAACTCGGCCAGCCTGAACCGCCACCTGGCCCAGAGCTATCGATTCGACCGGTTTACGAACGGCTTCGTGACGGTGCTGGCCGCCGAGCAGACCCCGGCCTCGAAGGACTGGTTTCAGGGGACGGCCGATGCGGTACGGCGCAGCATTCCGCACATTGAGGGGTACCGGCACAAGCACGTGCTCATCCTCTCGGGCGACCAGCTCTACTCGATGGACTACCGCAACCTGCTGGAGCATCATCGAGAGACCGGCGCGGACGTAACTCTTGGCACGATCCCGGTGACCGCCGAGCAGGCTCCGGCCTTCGGCATTCTGAAGACGAACGACGAGCACATCATCACCGAGTTTCACGAGAAACCGCCCGCCGACGAACTGGCCGGCAAGGAAAGTCCCGTCTCCAACGAATTGGAGGAGCAGGGGCGCACCTTCCTGGCGTCGATGGGGATTTACATCTTCGATCGGGAGCCGCTCAGGGAGCTTCTGGACGCCAATCCGGATGATCACGACTTCGGCAAACAAATCATTCCGGAAGCGATCGATAAGCTGACGGTGGCCAGCTATCCCTTTACCGATTACTGGAGCGACATTGGAACCATCAGCTCCTTCTACGAGGCAAACTTGATGCTGGCCGCCACGAGCCCGGCCTTTAGCCTTTACGATCAAAATCGGCCACTCTACACGAATGCACGAATGTTGCCCCCGGCCAAGATTCTGAGCTCCTACGTGCAAAACTCGCTCATTGCCGAGGGAAGCGTAGTCACCAACAGCCAGATCTCACGCTCGGTGGTGGGCATTCGGTCGTACGTGGGCGACAATACGACCCTCAAGAATACGGTGATGATGGGGGCGGACCATTACCGGTGGCACGACCGGGACGACATCGGCTATCTCGAAGGGGCGAAGGATCCCGGAATCGGGGAGGAATCCTACGTTGAGGGGGCGATTCTGGATAAAAATGTGTCCATCGGGAAGCGGTGCATCATCAAGAACCGGGACAATATTGAAGAGGCGGAGGAGGACAACTATTACATTCGCGATGGCATTGTCGTCATTCCGAAGAACACCGTCATTCCCGACGATACGATCATCTAG
- a CDS encoding carbon-nitrogen hydrolase family protein encodes MDIALAQQFLPDNSHEAFQQGLNAIKDAANAGADLVIFPELSFSPFYPQIPAEERDEDVLDLAEPIPGPTTESVADMAEQFGVVVVFNMLERDGDRTYDTSPVIDADGTLLGCTRMMHVTEYEHFHEQGYYTPGDTGAPVYDTAVGRVGVAICYDRHYPEYLRALALQDAEIVAVPQAGTMGEWPDGMYESELRVASFQHGFFGAMANRVGRENNLLFEGSSLVTDPSGRVVAQAPSGQAIILMASIDLDKCTEAPARKLFLQHRRPDQYEDGAVALARSTPANQEVLAGGASEEGSEMEEAEET; translated from the coding sequence ATGGATATAGCACTTGCGCAGCAGTTCCTCCCGGACAATTCGCACGAGGCGTTTCAGCAAGGTCTCAACGCGATCAAGGATGCGGCCAACGCCGGGGCGGACCTCGTTATTTTTCCGGAGCTTTCCTTCTCACCCTTTTATCCGCAGATTCCCGCGGAGGAGCGAGACGAAGACGTACTCGATCTGGCCGAACCGATTCCGGGACCCACCACCGAGTCGGTCGCCGACATGGCCGAGCAGTTCGGGGTCGTGGTCGTGTTTAACATGCTGGAGCGGGACGGAGACCGGACCTACGACACATCTCCCGTCATTGATGCCGATGGGACGCTGCTCGGGTGCACACGCATGATGCACGTTACCGAGTACGAGCATTTCCACGAACAGGGGTACTACACCCCCGGAGATACGGGAGCACCGGTGTACGACACGGCTGTGGGCCGGGTGGGGGTGGCCATCTGTTATGATCGCCATTATCCGGAGTACCTTCGCGCGCTGGCGTTGCAAGACGCCGAGATTGTAGCAGTGCCTCAGGCCGGAACGATGGGCGAGTGGCCGGACGGCATGTATGAGTCCGAGCTCCGCGTGGCGTCCTTTCAGCATGGCTTTTTTGGGGCCATGGCGAACCGGGTGGGGCGGGAGAACAACCTGCTATTTGAAGGCAGTTCTCTGGTCACGGACCCATCCGGGCGGGTGGTGGCGCAAGCCCCCTCCGGCCAGGCCATCATTCTCATGGCTTCCATCGATCTCGACAAGTGCACAGAGGCCCCTGCCCGTAAACTCTTTCTGCAGCACCGGCGCCCGGATCAGTATGAGGACGGAGCCGTGGCGTTGGCGCGCTCAACTCCGGCCAACCAGGAGGTGCTGGCCGGCGGGGCGTCCGAAGAAGGTTCGGAAATGGAGGAGGCCGAAGAGACATGA
- a CDS encoding cold shock domain-containing protein: MQRGKVKWFSSEKGYGFITPQDGSKDVFVHRNNVDGLNWEESLRDGESVEYDTEQTPKGTSAINVHRTEGAGNVL, from the coding sequence ATGCAACGCGGAAAAGTGAAGTGGTTTAGCAGCGAGAAGGGGTACGGATTCATCACGCCGCAGGATGGGAGCAAAGATGTGTTCGTACACCGAAACAACGTCGACGGCCTCAACTGGGAAGAGAGCCTGCGCGACGGGGAGTCGGTTGAATATGATACCGAGCAGACGCCGAAAGGCACCAGTGCCATTAACGTACACCGTACGGAGGGAGCCGGCAACGTGCTGTAA
- a CDS encoding SPOR domain-containing protein: MHARRLVAFGTLVGGLLLGLSCSGPSANRSGPSDTESPARIYHVQVDMSKEKDAAHQTLGAVLSWWETHAASFESRLFEQQGAAGRVAHIKWKAPYYRVRLGPFSSRSEAREVLQNARSTFPDAFLVPERRSAQESSP; this comes from the coding sequence ATGCACGCTCGACGTCTGGTTGCGTTCGGTACATTGGTCGGCGGCTTGCTTCTCGGCCTGTCGTGTTCCGGTCCGTCGGCAAATCGGTCTGGGCCGTCCGATACGGAGTCCCCTGCCCGCATCTATCACGTGCAGGTGGACATGAGCAAAGAGAAAGACGCGGCGCATCAGACGCTGGGAGCCGTGCTCTCCTGGTGGGAGACCCACGCGGCCTCATTCGAGTCACGTCTTTTTGAGCAGCAGGGGGCGGCGGGACGGGTCGCACACATCAAATGGAAAGCGCCGTACTACCGCGTTCGTTTGGGGCCGTTTTCCTCTCGATCGGAAGCCCGCGAGGTGTTGCAGAACGCCCGGTCGACCTTTCCGGATGCCTTCCTGGTGCCAGAACGGCGATCTGCACAGGAATCCTCCCCTTAA
- a CDS encoding DUF1614 domain-containing protein has protein sequence MRSAPPGCLALVFLGALLLLPFLLANAMLAALGKLGLGPATSILAALSIFLGSAVNVPVTRIEHEQTVEYLPNRLLGLHRLFSQSVQRRTYTVIAVNVGGCLVPTALAGYQCARLAMEAPSILPAALLALGINVTLCYFVAQPVPDTGITMPAIVPAGAAALCGLVLTPEWAPPVAFMAGVLGPLLGADFLHLDDIAEIGTGMASIGGAGTFDGIVLSGLVATLLAPGAL, from the coding sequence ATGCGTTCGGCCCCACCCGGCTGCCTCGCCCTCGTCTTTCTCGGCGCATTGCTGCTGCTCCCGTTTCTGTTGGCAAACGCGATGCTTGCAGCGCTCGGCAAGCTCGGACTTGGCCCGGCGACTTCGATTCTGGCCGCGCTCAGCATTTTCTTGGGAAGCGCCGTGAACGTGCCCGTGACGCGGATTGAACACGAACAAACGGTCGAGTACCTGCCCAATCGCCTGCTCGGCCTGCATCGGTTGTTTTCCCAGTCCGTGCAACGACGTACGTACACCGTCATCGCCGTAAATGTCGGCGGTTGTCTGGTGCCGACGGCCCTCGCGGGATACCAGTGTGCACGGCTGGCCATGGAGGCTCCCTCGATCCTCCCCGCCGCCCTCCTCGCACTTGGCATCAATGTGACCCTCTGCTATTTCGTGGCCCAGCCGGTACCAGACACCGGTATCACGATGCCTGCGATCGTACCGGCCGGGGCAGCGGCCCTGTGCGGCCTGGTACTGACCCCGGAGTGGGCCCCGCCCGTGGCGTTCATGGCGGGCGTGCTCGGCCCGCTTCTTGGGGCTGACTTCTTGCACCTCGACGACATTGCGGAGATCGGCACTGGGATGGCAAGTATCGGGGGCGCCGGCACCTTCGACGGTATTGTGCTCTCGGGGCTTGTGGCAACTCTCCTTGCCCCTGGCGCCCTGTAA
- a CDS encoding DUF6503 family protein has protein sequence MRSILAALVASFLLLSCSSSPPDASPSAQAVVDSAIAAHGGPTLNHARISFDFRGDQYRLLQDGGRFHYRRTYTDSVEQTVVDGLTNEGAYRTVNGDTVSLSEEERSSLTTTVNSVAYFALLPHPLGDAAVQPTYSGRDTIDGVPYHRIRVTFQQQGGGEDWQDIFMYWFRTDTYAMDYLSYAFGLAPTDTDTGTRFREAYNVRRVNGVRVADYRNYTSDSLRYDRMHRYPALWSQEALELVSRIEIDSVQIQPLPADGS, from the coding sequence ATGCGTTCTATCCTTGCTGCCCTCGTGGCTTCGTTCCTGCTCCTCAGCTGTTCGTCCTCTCCCCCCGATGCTTCTCCCTCAGCCCAAGCTGTGGTGGATAGTGCCATTGCGGCGCACGGGGGACCGACGCTCAATCACGCACGCATCTCCTTCGACTTTCGGGGCGACCAATATCGCCTTTTGCAAGATGGCGGTCGCTTTCACTATCGCCGTACCTATACCGACTCGGTAGAACAAACGGTCGTGGATGGCCTCACGAACGAGGGCGCCTACCGAACGGTAAATGGCGACACGGTGTCGCTCTCGGAAGAGGAGCGCAGCAGCCTCACGACCACCGTCAACTCCGTGGCCTACTTTGCCCTCCTGCCCCACCCGCTTGGAGACGCTGCCGTACAGCCGACCTACAGCGGCCGCGACACCATCGATGGAGTCCCCTATCATCGCATTCGGGTCACCTTCCAACAACAAGGAGGAGGGGAGGACTGGCAGGACATTTTCATGTACTGGTTCCGGACGGATACCTACGCGATGGATTATCTGTCTTATGCCTTCGGCCTCGCCCCGACGGACACCGATACAGGAACCCGCTTCCGAGAGGCCTACAACGTCCGTCGCGTCAACGGCGTGCGGGTTGCCGACTACCGAAACTACACGTCGGACTCGCTGCGCTACGATCGGATGCATCGGTATCCGGCCCTCTGGAGTCAGGAGGCGCTCGAATTGGTGTCTCGCATCGAAATTGACAGCGTGCAAATCCAGCCGCTCCCGGCAGACGGTTCGTAG
- a CDS encoding glycerophosphodiester phosphodiesterase family protein has product MVLLASGLLVSCETSSQKRSNGQTPTHYRDFESADSLAVYLRSDAVPLIGAHRGGPTARFPENALSTFGHALTRGPVLLETDVRMTEDSVLVLMHDETLGRTTTGRGAVQSKTLSELRELQLVTESGRTTRFEVPTVAEALAWTEGRAVLQLDVKDPVPRSRVVELLRRMEALDQALVITYTLDDARWYHRRMPELVLSVSADTKEEAVAYVEQVDSSRLVAFAGVGAPAEEVLRVFSERNIPVTVGTFGDLDRQARQRGLVVYRDLFRRGVDIVATDQVALASQAAGTYESERAASRTP; this is encoded by the coding sequence TTGGTCCTCCTTGCCAGTGGCCTGCTGGTTAGTTGTGAGACGAGTTCACAGAAGCGGTCGAACGGGCAAACACCCACGCATTACCGCGACTTCGAGAGTGCAGATAGTCTAGCGGTCTACCTTCGTTCAGATGCGGTACCCTTGATTGGGGCGCACCGCGGCGGGCCCACAGCACGATTTCCAGAGAATGCCCTTTCGACGTTTGGGCATGCGCTGACGCGTGGGCCCGTGCTACTAGAGACCGACGTGCGGATGACGGAAGACAGCGTGCTCGTTCTTATGCACGACGAGACGCTTGGACGAACGACGACGGGGCGTGGAGCGGTGCAGTCGAAGACGCTTAGCGAGCTGCGCGAACTTCAGCTTGTTACGGAGTCGGGCCGCACGACGCGATTTGAAGTGCCCACCGTTGCGGAGGCGCTGGCCTGGACGGAGGGGCGTGCGGTGCTCCAGTTGGACGTGAAAGACCCTGTGCCCCGGTCGCGGGTCGTCGAGCTTCTTCGTCGAATGGAGGCGCTCGATCAGGCGCTTGTGATTACCTATACGCTGGACGATGCACGCTGGTATCACCGCCGGATGCCGGAACTGGTACTTTCCGTGTCGGCGGATACAAAAGAGGAGGCCGTGGCGTACGTTGAGCAGGTTGACTCCTCTCGTCTTGTCGCCTTCGCAGGAGTTGGAGCGCCCGCTGAAGAGGTGTTGAGGGTGTTTTCGGAGCGCAATATTCCGGTCACCGTGGGCACCTTCGGCGATCTCGACCGTCAGGCCCGGCAGCGAGGATTAGTGGTATACCGCGATCTCTTTCGGAGAGGCGTCGACATTGTCGCGACCGATCAGGTAGCGCTGGCGAGTCAGGCGGCCGGGACCTACGAGTCGGAGCGGGCCGCCAGTCGGACGCCGTGA
- the glgA gene encoding glycogen synthase, with the protein MKITILTNEYPPNVYGGAGVHVEYLTRELAALEEGAHEVDVLCFGEQDEEHGNLRVRGVEPDFELPHQDERHAKFMDAMARDLVMAGSVADADIIHGHTWYSHLAGCLAKQLTGGKLVLTTHSLEPHRPWKAEQLGTAYQGSSWVERTAYENADGVVAVSGSMKDDVQSLYDVAAGRVEVIHNGIDVEQYRPRPDESVLESYGVDSDQPYVLFVGRITRQKGILHLVEAIHHFDPDIQVVLCAGAPDTEEIGEEMEARVETARAETDNPIVWLAEMLPREDIITMYSHADVFVCPSVYEPFGIINLEAMACETPVVASAVGGIPEIVVPNETGLLVDVDPTEGESVEPSDPEGFARRLAEGVNALMADADRRRAMGHAARQRVEEQFSWRAIAEQTLDFYKRLLD; encoded by the coding sequence ATGAAAATCACCATCCTAACCAACGAGTACCCACCCAACGTGTACGGAGGAGCGGGCGTCCACGTCGAGTATCTGACCCGCGAATTGGCGGCGCTGGAGGAGGGGGCGCACGAAGTGGACGTCCTGTGCTTTGGGGAGCAGGACGAAGAGCACGGCAATCTGCGGGTGCGAGGCGTGGAGCCGGATTTTGAGCTGCCGCATCAGGACGAGCGGCACGCGAAGTTTATGGATGCGATGGCCCGGGATCTCGTCATGGCTGGCTCCGTGGCGGATGCGGACATTATTCACGGTCATACGTGGTATTCACACCTGGCGGGGTGTTTGGCCAAGCAGTTGACCGGAGGGAAGCTTGTGCTGACCACCCATTCGCTGGAGCCGCACCGGCCCTGGAAAGCCGAGCAGCTCGGCACGGCGTATCAGGGCAGTTCCTGGGTGGAGCGGACGGCCTACGAGAACGCGGATGGTGTGGTGGCCGTCTCGGGATCCATGAAAGACGACGTGCAGTCGCTCTACGATGTGGCCGCTGGACGAGTAGAGGTCATCCATAACGGAATTGACGTGGAGCAGTACCGTCCGCGTCCGGACGAATCTGTGCTCGAATCGTACGGGGTGGATTCCGATCAGCCGTACGTTCTCTTCGTGGGGCGCATTACGCGGCAGAAGGGCATTTTGCACCTCGTCGAGGCCATTCACCACTTCGATCCCGACATTCAGGTGGTGCTCTGTGCGGGGGCCCCGGATACCGAAGAGATTGGGGAAGAAATGGAGGCACGCGTCGAAACGGCGCGGGCGGAGACCGACAATCCGATCGTATGGCTTGCGGAGATGCTGCCGCGCGAAGACATCATCACGATGTACTCTCACGCCGACGTGTTTGTGTGTCCAAGCGTGTACGAGCCGTTTGGCATCATCAACCTTGAGGCCATGGCGTGCGAGACGCCGGTGGTGGCCTCGGCGGTTGGAGGAATTCCAGAGATTGTGGTGCCGAACGAGACGGGACTTCTTGTGGACGTAGATCCGACAGAGGGGGAGTCGGTGGAGCCGTCGGATCCGGAGGGATTTGCCCGGCGTCTGGCTGAGGGGGTGAATGCTCTGATGGCCGACGCAGATCGGCGTCGAGCGATGGGGCATGCCGCCCGGCAGCGGGTGGAGGAGCAGTTTAGCTGGCGGGCTATTGCCGAGCAGACGCTTGATTTCTACAAGCGGCTCCTGGACTGA
- a CDS encoding RNA methyltransferase, which translates to MNRHEIDAEREMNRLLDAGGTPPVDADPFRFGETRLSPDRIISLLQPHMTDRRLRRIRTVVAERTRTVVPVVEGLVNTGNVSAVMRSAEALGYQDFHVVKGNNERYKHSERAASGAQQWLDVWRWDGPSAAAAHLHDEGYQIVAMHLHADTVPIRELDFTAPTALVFGNEEEGVTDAMMEEADAACVVPLPGFTESFNVSVAAAVALYHAQQHRLDRQGHHADLSEEEQTRLVARFCLRSVTEPEKIIERKLSEEA; encoded by the coding sequence ATGAATCGCCACGAGATCGACGCAGAACGGGAGATGAATCGATTGCTGGATGCGGGTGGAACGCCCCCAGTGGATGCAGATCCGTTCCGGTTTGGGGAGACTCGACTTTCCCCGGACCGTATTATCTCATTACTGCAGCCCCACATGACCGACCGGCGCCTGCGGCGCATTCGGACAGTGGTCGCCGAGCGAACCCGAACGGTGGTGCCTGTTGTGGAGGGCCTGGTGAATACGGGCAACGTGAGCGCCGTCATGCGATCGGCGGAGGCCCTGGGGTACCAGGACTTTCACGTGGTAAAAGGCAACAACGAGCGCTATAAGCACTCTGAGCGGGCGGCCAGCGGGGCGCAGCAGTGGCTCGACGTGTGGCGCTGGGACGGCCCTTCCGCGGCCGCGGCGCACCTGCACGACGAGGGATACCAGATCGTGGCGATGCACCTCCACGCGGATACGGTGCCGATCCGAGAACTGGACTTCACGGCGCCGACGGCCCTTGTGTTTGGCAACGAAGAAGAGGGGGTGACCGACGCGATGATGGAGGAGGCCGACGCCGCGTGCGTGGTTCCGTTGCCGGGGTTCACGGAGAGCTTCAACGTCTCCGTCGCTGCGGCGGTGGCCCTGTACCATGCCCAGCAGCACCGCCTCGACCGGCAAGGTCATCACGCTGATCTCAGCGAGGAGGAGCAAACCCGACTCGTCGCCCGCTTTTGCTTGCGGAGCGTTACCGAACCCGAGAAGATTATTGAACGGAAGCTGTCGGAGGAGGCGTAG
- a CDS encoding T9SS type A sorting domain-containing protein codes for MPYRYACWIFLLTGILLVGPEAAIAQTELVKDINPGAAYDSNPQEPVDLNGRLFFTAKDNTHGFEPWISDGTEAGTKLVKDVYVDTDGFGPEETVALNGRAFFSAKKDDTSYRELWVSDGTAAGTYQVKEINSSSGSNPEWLAVFDGRVFFAAEGDQYGEELWVSDGTTSGTVLFKDLYPGTYQQYGQTYPLDGRPNRLVVAGTNLFFAARSVDGEELWVSDGTSDGTVQVADLYPGTNNSGSPQGLTPFGNRVVFGARDENGDYAVFISDGTESGTAKLTVADYNPDISVHDGAIYFETDNHLWKSNGTPGGTQILVRDILAQGGQPLISCGGRLFLEGVNRFDNGTDLWATDGTAAGTQRISPIAGPNYATCFNDRLYVSADDAAYGRELFMSDGTAAGTVLIKDVNPGSSSSNPKPNYSPSFVVSGDYLYFAAADPDHGVELWKTDGNPARRASLDPANLQPIEWSGLNLELIFNSLSTAVDLEAVRDLAPPDPAALGLPDAQGLAVDALWSLTLSDNAASFDADVCFSIEDLVVSGLSASDLALYKRPDANSTTWTQLTSELRPTNTPTQICAVGVTGFSQFAVTAAQSTLPVELAGFSAQRDGDAVRLNWQTASETKNAGFHVERAVEGESFTALGFVDGRGTTDAAQSYRFVDETLPFTADSLTYRLRQVDLDGTATFTDVVVVRLGEADRLTLHAPFPNPARDGVTLRYAVPKAADVDISLYNVLGQRVATFARGSMAAGRAERRLDTSRFPSGVYFVRMVAGGQVQTRRLTVVR; via the coding sequence ATGCCCTATCGATACGCCTGCTGGATTTTCCTCCTTACGGGAATTCTCCTGGTCGGCCCGGAAGCCGCGATTGCCCAAACCGAACTCGTCAAAGACATCAATCCGGGGGCGGCGTACGACAGCAATCCCCAGGAGCCCGTCGACCTGAATGGGCGCCTCTTCTTTACGGCCAAAGACAACACCCACGGCTTCGAACCCTGGATCTCAGATGGGACCGAGGCGGGGACGAAGCTCGTCAAAGATGTCTATGTCGACACCGATGGCTTTGGGCCAGAAGAAACCGTTGCGCTTAATGGGAGAGCCTTCTTCAGTGCGAAAAAGGACGACACGTCCTATCGAGAGCTGTGGGTGAGCGATGGGACGGCCGCCGGTACGTATCAGGTCAAAGAGATCAACTCATCCTCCGGCTCCAACCCAGAGTGGCTGGCGGTTTTCGATGGGCGGGTCTTTTTTGCTGCCGAGGGCGATCAGTACGGCGAAGAGCTGTGGGTGAGCGACGGTACCACGAGCGGCACGGTCCTCTTCAAAGACCTGTACCCCGGAACGTATCAGCAGTACGGGCAGACCTATCCCTTAGATGGTCGTCCGAATCGACTCGTTGTAGCCGGGACTAACCTCTTCTTTGCGGCCCGGAGCGTGGATGGGGAAGAGTTGTGGGTGAGCGACGGCACCTCCGATGGCACTGTGCAGGTGGCCGATTTGTATCCGGGCACGAACAACAGCGGCAGTCCGCAGGGACTCACGCCGTTTGGGAACCGCGTCGTGTTTGGGGCCCGGGACGAGAACGGGGACTACGCCGTGTTCATCTCCGACGGCACCGAGAGCGGAACGGCAAAGCTGACTGTTGCCGATTACAATCCCGACATTTCGGTTCACGATGGCGCCATCTACTTCGAGACCGACAATCACCTCTGGAAAAGCAACGGGACGCCCGGCGGCACTCAGATTCTGGTCCGCGATATTCTCGCTCAGGGTGGGCAACCGCTCATCTCCTGCGGAGGGAGGCTGTTCTTGGAGGGCGTCAACCGGTTCGACAATGGTACGGACCTGTGGGCGACGGACGGCACGGCCGCCGGCACCCAGCGCATCTCGCCCATTGCCGGCCCGAACTACGCCACCTGCTTCAACGATCGGCTCTACGTGAGTGCGGACGACGCGGCCTACGGCCGTGAGCTGTTCATGAGCGATGGCACAGCGGCCGGGACGGTACTGATCAAAGACGTCAATCCAGGATCGAGTTCGAGCAATCCGAAGCCCAACTATAGTCCATCCTTCGTCGTGTCGGGCGATTACCTGTACTTCGCCGCGGCGGACCCGGATCACGGCGTAGAGCTATGGAAGACCGACGGCAACCCCGCCCGCCGTGCGTCCCTCGATCCCGCCAACCTCCAGCCCATCGAATGGAGTGGTCTCAACCTGGAGCTGATTTTCAACAGTCTGAGCACTGCCGTCGATCTGGAGGCCGTGCGAGACCTTGCGCCGCCGGATCCGGCGGCGCTCGGTCTGCCGGACGCACAGGGGCTGGCCGTCGATGCACTCTGGTCGCTCACCCTCAGCGACAACGCTGCTTCGTTCGACGCCGACGTGTGCTTTTCAATTGAGGACCTCGTGGTCTCGGGACTTTCGGCGTCCGACCTGGCCCTCTACAAGCGACCGGATGCGAACAGCACCACCTGGACGCAACTCACGTCCGAGCTCCGACCGACGAACACCCCGACCCAGATCTGTGCCGTGGGGGTCACGGGCTTCAGCCAGTTTGCGGTAACGGCGGCCCAGAGCACATTGCCGGTCGAACTGGCTGGATTTTCGGCGCAGCGGGATGGAGACGCTGTTCGTCTAAACTGGCAGACCGCCTCGGAGACGAAGAACGCCGGCTTTCACGTTGAGCGTGCCGTCGAAGGGGAGAGCTTTACGGCCCTCGGCTTCGTGGATGGCCGCGGCACAACTGACGCAGCGCAGTCCTATCGCTTCGTAGACGAGACGCTTCCCTTTACTGCCGACTCGCTAACGTATCGTCTCCGGCAGGTCGACCTCGACGGTACGGCGACTTTCACCGATGTCGTGGTCGTGCGGCTCGGGGAGGCGGATCGGCTGACGCTGCATGCTCCGTTCCCGAACCCGGCCCGAGACGGCGTCACGCTGCGCTACGCCGTGCCGAAGGCGGCGGACGTCGACATCAGCCTCTACAACGTGCTGGGGCAGCGGGTGGCGACGTTTGCTCGAGGATCCATGGCGGCTGGACGGGCCGAGCGGCGTCTCGACACGAGCCGGTTTCCAAGCGGAGTGTACTTCGTCCGCATGGTGGCTGGGGGGCAGGTGCAAACTCGGCGCCTCACGGTCGTGCGGTAA
- a CDS encoding DUF2905 domain-containing protein: MDAGTLGRGLIYLGTGLVGIGGLVLLLSHVVDLGNLPGDLVYRGDNVQVYVPVGTMIVLSLLLTLLVNVVLRCVR; this comes from the coding sequence ATGGATGCCGGAACGCTGGGCCGCGGTCTAATCTATCTCGGAACTGGACTGGTGGGGATTGGGGGACTGGTACTTCTTTTGAGCCATGTGGTAGATCTCGGAAATTTGCCCGGAGATCTCGTCTATCGAGGGGACAACGTGCAGGTGTACGTTCCCGTCGGGACGATGATTGTCCTCAGTCTTCTGTTGACCCTTCTGGTCAATGTCGTTTTACGATGTGTTCGGTAG